AATAGGCTTTAAAATTAACCTCAAGTAACTTGATCATCATTTCTAAAACAACAGATAGATGCTCAGGAAAGGAATATTTAAGTTAATTATTCACCTTTAATTGACTTGCCTTCTGCACAAGCACATCAAAAATCTTTACAGATATTTTTGAAAAACAACGATGATGGATCACCTATACTCTATACCCACGAAAACGACACTACTTGCTATCCTTCTATATGCAGGAACAAGCCAGGCAGGTATTGTAGGTTATTGGCAATTTTCTGGCGAAGATAAAAAAGAAGTTAGTGCTGTTGTTAGCGAAGTAAACGAATCTCAATTCGACAGCGAGATCACCGCGGGAAACAATGGCCCAGGAACACTCCCAGTCTATTCCACAGACACTCCAGGAAAATACATCGTCGACGGCAAACGAGGCCCCGTCATCAATGAGAGAAACGAAACTTCAATTAAGTTTTCTGGCAAGGGATCACTTGGCAGCTTCCTCCAAATCTTCGATGGAGATAATGGCACACTGGAGTTATACGGCCCAATCACTCTGGAAGCATTCGTGAAGTCGAATGGTAATACATTTGCCAGCATTATCATGAAAGAAGAATTCGCAACAACCGGCTCCATAGGTATTGCGACAGACTACACCCCCACAAGAGTCAGAATACACTCCGCCCGGGAACGCTCTTCGGTCATAGACACGAACAAGCCAATAGGCGCCTCAATTGACAACGGGGACTGGCACCACATCGCGCTGGTTTTTGACGGCGACAACGAAACAACACTTTACTATGACTACCGACCCATCGGCACCATCCAGGGCAATCCCACCGACTCCTGGCAACCAAACGGGCCTCTTAACATCGGCGGGATAACTGGCAACAAACAATCCGGCAATAGCTTGTTTGCCGGTCTCATTGATGAAGTGCGCTTAACCAATGACCAGTTGGAACCAGACGAATTCCTCATTGCCAGAGACAAACACTAGACCGCTTTTGCGGAAGAAGCTAAGCCAATAGCCCAGGCATTTTATGCTTCAGAATATTGGCTAAATTGACCCCCATGCGGACTTGCCCAAAATCAGACGGATGAAGCAAGTCTGTGTGCAAGTCTGAAAATGATCGAAGCATATCCGCTCCCTCGATCAAAAAGACACCGTCACCGGAACGCAACTGAACGATCTCCCGAAGGGTTTCACTGTAACGCTCCTGAACAGTCCCCGGCTCACCAGCCACATAGTGGTCGATGTTGGGGAAAACAGTGATCAGACCAATAGGCTTACCAGGATGAGATACCATCAACGCATCAAGCAGATAGTCAACTCTTCGCTTGAAGTCAGGCGCGAGCTGCTCATTACGCATATTAACACCAAGCTCACAAGTTGCGAAATCCCAATCCAAAGAAGCCAGATAATCAGACATTTCAGGCTCCGCCATACAAGAACCACTCATACCCTTATTAAGTACCTGAACGCCAAGATCTCTAGCCGCTTGATGCGGATACCCCCTGCTAGTGCTATTAGTAATAGAAGAGCCATAAGCCAACCAAGTCAGTAAAGGGAGCTCATTCTCAGCTGGTGACTGAATCTCGTAACCCAAGGTGTCGATTCCCCCAAAATAGGCGTTACCTCGATTAACGACGATACGCCAGACAGCCGAATCATAAGCGCCATTCAAGTGCAATTTATCGATTGTCTTCAGCTCCTCAACCGCGCCAAGGTTCAAAGCCACGGATTGCCCATTTGTGACAGTATGAAATGAATGTTCAAGAGCGCCGCAATAAACAGTGAGCTCCAAGTCTCCATCCACAGCGCTCCAATACACCTTAAAGTTAGGCGCCTCAGTCTTAAACTGGAGTTCAACGCCCACTCCATTCATTCCAATAAAACTACCCCTTGAACTCAATGCCTCTCGAGTCTTTGCAGGGATACGCGGCAGCAAGATACTGGTCGACTCAGGACGCCTCTCCAAAGAAGCAACATTGAAAAAGCGAATTCCGTCTTGAACAAATGACATAACACAAACAAATGACCGATCAATCCGATTTAATTTCATTGACCCATGGCTGCATTAACCGGGGGTCAAGGTTCCAAAGACGCCCCTTTGCCCATTCTTTCGCCTTAGGCGGCTCACCAAAATCAAGCCGAATAACCGGGAAGAGCGATGAAGGCTTAACACGCGGCATACCCTTAATATAAATCGCATCGTCACGGTTTTCAACCTTCAGTGATTGTCCAGTGGATAACAGTGTGGCCGCTTTTGCAGGAGTCGCCAATTCTGCGATACGCTCACACTCCTCACCGTGCCAAAAACGATAAATAAGGTAGAGGGAATTGCCACGAAGCGTCTGCCACCCCTTCGTGGTGAATTCTGTGATATCACCACGCGTTGTCCCATAGATCGCTTCACCGTGCACCTTTAGCCATTCGCCGATCTTAGCGCTCCGATCAATAAACTCTGCTGGAATCCTCCCGTCAGGCTGCGGACCAACATTCAAAAGCAGATTGCCACCCTGGCTTGAAGCCTGACAAAGATAGTCCAGCATCAGGCCAGCCGGACGCCAATGCTCTCCACGGGCATAGCCCCACAATCGCCAAGTGCTCGTCTGACAGCTTTCCCAGATACGATCATTATCCGCGGTTATGTGGTGCTCAGGGGTTCCGAAATCGCCCATTGTCTTCGACTCACCAGCGAATTCGACTGCCCCCTGCGCAGCAGTGAAAGGCGATTCCGCATCCAACCGATTGTTGATTAGAATATCAGGCTGTAATTCTCGCATACGCTTCACCAAGCCGGAGCTATCCCAGCGAGCCGCCGGATGCGGCCACGTCCCATCAAACCAGAAGACGTCAATTTTGCCATAGTTGGTTAGCAACTCTTCGACCTGATTGTGCGTCATATCCCTGAGCTTATTCCAAGCATCCAAATCATCATCAGGATTTGACCAATAGGCCTTCGAAGTCCAATCAGCCCAGGAATAATAGAGGCCAACCCGAAGACCTGCCTCACGAAACGCCTCCACATACTCTCTTACCAGATCGCACTTAGGTGCGCATTGCATCGAGTTATAATTTGAGTATTTCGTATCCCACAGAGCATAGGAATCATGGTGGCGTGTGGTCAGGACAGCATACTTGAACCCGCCATCAGCCGCAACCTTAGCCCATGCTTTCGCATCAAAGAACTCAGGATTCCAACTGCGCGCACGCGCCTCGTAATCAGCCTGGTCTAAATGCTCACGAAAGAGCACCTGCTCTCCTCTGCCATATTGAGCATAAGGACCCCAATGAATGAACAGGCCATAACGCGCCTCAGGAAACCAACGTTTGTTTTCGTCTAACATATATTAAATAATGATTAAAATCACTCCTTAACTCCTCCAAGCTGTATGCCCTTCACGAAATACTTCTGCGCGAATGGGTAAAACAGCAACATGGGAAGAACCGTCAACACAACCGTGGCGCTCTTAATCGTATCCGAGGTCAGAGTCGCGACACTGTCGCCAACAAATCCCTTACCCGCAAGCTCCACACTGTTATCAATCACAATGCGACGGAGAAAAGTCTGCATCACTTGCTTGTGCTCATCAGAAATATACAGCATCGCATCAAACCACATGTTCCAGTGCATCACCGCCGTCCACAGACCGACCGTAGCAAGAACCGGCTTCGATAAAGGCATAAAAACGCTGAATAAAATCCGAAACTCTCCGGCGCCATCCATCTTCGCAGCCTCAGCGTAGCTCTCCGGGATACGCTCAAAGAAACTCTTGATGATAATAACATTAAATCCGGTAATCATAACCGGCAAGATATAGACCCAACGATTGTCGAGCAGGTTCAGGTTCTTGATCAACAAGTAGGTAGGAACGATGCCACCTGAAAAAAGCATCGTAAATACAATGAACAGCGTCAGCAAACGGCGGTGCGGCATGTAACTTCTCGACATTGGATAAGCACACATGCAGGTCGCCACCAAAGTAAGCGCAGTGCCAACGATGGTTCTAAAGATCGTATTGAAATACCCCCAGTATAAGTCCGGATTACTGATGATCATTCGGTAAGCCTCGAAGGAAACTTCTTTCGGATACAGATGCAAACCTGGCCGATAAGCTTCCGCAGGACTACTGAGAGACAACGAGATAGTGTAGACAAAGGGGTACAGCGCGAGAAAGGCAAAAACGCAGAGCAGAAAGCCATTTAATAAGCCAAAGAGTCGTTCACCAAAATTCGTTTTCATTACCTTAGTTCCAAAAATCAATTACCATAGACCGGACTCACCGTCACTCCAGCGACGCGCCAGCTTGTTAGCTATAAGCACCAAGACCAAACCCACGATCGATTTGAAGAGCCCTGCCGCTGTCGCAATGCTAAAGTCCATCGTCAACAAGCGTCTCAGAACGTAAGTGTCGATCACATCCGAAACACCATAAACACTGGGATTATACATATTATATATTTGATCAAATCCGGCGCTCAGGATGTGACCAACCTGCAGAATGAAGAGCACGATAATCGTGGGTCTCAGCATCGGCAGCGTAACATGAATAATCTGCCTGAAACGACCTGCTCCATCCATTTTGGCCGCTTCATAAAGCCCGGGATCGATACCAGCCAAGGCCGCCAGGTAGATGACGGCCGTGTAGCCTGCCGCCTGCCAAATACCAGTCACAATAAGCGTAACAATAAACCAGAAGTTACTTGTCAGGAATGGAACAGGATCAATTCCTATAGAGGCCAAAACACTATTCATTGGTCCGCTCTCCGCCAGAAGCATCTGAAAGATGCCGCCAAGAACAACCCACGAGAAAAGGTAAGGCAGATAAGTCGCAGTCTGAACAAATCGACCAAGCCATTTGAGCCGCATCTCATTGAGCAAAATGGCGAATACAATCGGCGCGACAAAACCGACGGTCAGGCGCAGACCGCTGATCATAAGGGTATTTCTCAGCGCATTAGGAAAGTCAGAACTACCAAAGAGCTTCTTAAAAGTCTCCAAACCATTCCAGGGGCTATCCAGGATTCCCAAACTCAACCTGAAGTCTTTGAATGCCACAATCAAGCCACCCATCGGAATATACAAGAATACAAATATCAAGAGGAAGCATGGGGCTAACATGAGCATCAATTCACGATTCTTGTAATACTCGCAGTCCTTAAATCGCTTAATCATTGCCCACCCTCCATAATTTGATCGATCTTTGCAGCGAGCTCTTCTTTGCGAACCAAGACATGCTGAGCCTCTTCTGTCATTTCCGCGCCACCGCGACGCAACCATTCCTCCTTGAACTCATCAAAATAATCCAGCGGAAGGTTTCCCCTTATGATTTCGGTGTAGACCCTCAACTGCCAGGCGCGTAGGTCTTCCAAATAAATTTGCGCCGCGGGAGTCATTGCCGGACGCCCAATAGCGTTGATTAAGCCATACTTCGGACTTCGGTAGCGACGATTAAAGTCCAGTTTCTCTTGCGATACATTACGATCTTCAAACTCGGGCACACCAACGCCCCAGATCGTCAACACCTCTTTCTGAAAATCACGCTCCTCAACATATGGCTCCAGGCGGACAATGCCACTTGCTGCGCCACCGCCCGGCTGATCATCAGGTATCGCATGATCCCAGTGCACTCCCTTTTCGCCATATCGAAAATTCAAATACGTCTCCTCGTCCACACCGACTTGATGCTCAAGCATTTTAAGAATGCGAATCAACCGGAGCGGCTCCTCTACAACCCCAGGGCCAGCCACATAAATATTTGAAGCCGTTCCCCAACTACGAACGCCGCGCTCACCACCAGGTCCAACCGGCAAAGCTGCGGGCATCGCTTCCGCGTCGGGGTTTAGCTGCGCAAGCACATTCACCAGACTAGCAGGCGCCAATGGATCGAACTCATCGTAGATGCCCAATGAGTACGCATAGCCAATACGCCCACTCATGAACTTTTCTTTTAGGCGCCGCCTCTCCCCTAAGCCATCCGTCAACCACTCAGGATCCAGCAAGCCCTCTTCATTCCATCGGCGCAATACCGCCAGGGCCTGCTTCGCTTCCGGCGTGATGCCACCCCAAACAATTCTCCCATCTTTCTCCATCCAATCGAAAGGCAGAACACCAAAAGCGCCAAAGAATTCCGAAAACATCAAATGCCAACCAATGGTTGTGTTTGTCAAACCGTAGGTATCGTCGCGACCATTGCCATCAGGATCGTCAAAGGTAAAACGCCGAAAGGCCTCTTCAAACTCTTCCAAGGTTTCCGGCTCCTTATCGATGCCAACCGCCTCAAG
The Rubellicoccus peritrichatus DNA segment above includes these coding regions:
- a CDS encoding LamG domain-containing protein, which codes for MMDHLYSIPTKTTLLAILLYAGTSQAGIVGYWQFSGEDKKEVSAVVSEVNESQFDSEITAGNNGPGTLPVYSTDTPGKYIVDGKRGPVINERNETSIKFSGKGSLGSFLQIFDGDNGTLELYGPITLEAFVKSNGNTFASIIMKEEFATTGSIGIATDYTPTRVRIHSARERSSVIDTNKPIGASIDNGDWHHIALVFDGDNETTLYYDYRPIGTIQGNPTDSWQPNGPLNIGGITGNKQSGNSLFAGLIDEVRLTNDQLEPDEFLIARDKH
- a CDS encoding SGNH/GDSL hydrolase family protein: MSFVQDGIRFFNVASLERRPESTSILLPRIPAKTREALSSRGSFIGMNGVGVELQFKTEAPNFKVYWSAVDGDLELTVYCGALEHSFHTVTNGQSVALNLGAVEELKTIDKLHLNGAYDSAVWRIVVNRGNAYFGGIDTLGYEIQSPAENELPLLTWLAYGSSITNSTSRGYPHQAARDLGVQVLNKGMSGSCMAEPEMSDYLASLDWDFATCELGVNMRNEQLAPDFKRRVDYLLDALMVSHPGKPIGLITVFPNIDHYVAGEPGTVQERYSETLREIVQLRSGDGVFLIEGADMLRSFSDLHTDLLHPSDFGQVRMGVNLANILKHKMPGLLA
- a CDS encoding alpha-L-fucosidase encodes the protein MLDENKRWFPEARYGLFIHWGPYAQYGRGEQVLFREHLDQADYEARARSWNPEFFDAKAWAKVAADGGFKYAVLTTRHHDSYALWDTKYSNYNSMQCAPKCDLVREYVEAFREAGLRVGLYYSWADWTSKAYWSNPDDDLDAWNKLRDMTHNQVEELLTNYGKIDVFWFDGTWPHPAARWDSSGLVKRMRELQPDILINNRLDAESPFTAAQGAVEFAGESKTMGDFGTPEHHITADNDRIWESCQTSTWRLWGYARGEHWRPAGLMLDYLCQASSQGGNLLLNVGPQPDGRIPAEFIDRSAKIGEWLKVHGEAIYGTTRGDITEFTTKGWQTLRGNSLYLIYRFWHGEECERIAELATPAKAATLLSTGQSLKVENRDDAIYIKGMPRVKPSSLFPVIRLDFGEPPKAKEWAKGRLWNLDPRLMQPWVNEIKSD
- a CDS encoding carbohydrate ABC transporter permease; the protein is MKTNFGERLFGLLNGFLLCVFAFLALYPFVYTISLSLSSPAEAYRPGLHLYPKEVSFEAYRMIISNPDLYWGYFNTIFRTIVGTALTLVATCMCAYPMSRSYMPHRRLLTLFIVFTMLFSGGIVPTYLLIKNLNLLDNRWVYILPVMITGFNVIIIKSFFERIPESYAEAAKMDGAGEFRILFSVFMPLSKPVLATVGLWTAVMHWNMWFDAMLYISDEHKQVMQTFLRRIVIDNSVELAGKGFVGDSVATLTSDTIKSATVVLTVLPMLLFYPFAQKYFVKGIQLGGVKE
- a CDS encoding ABC transporter permease codes for the protein MIKRFKDCEYYKNRELMLMLAPCFLLIFVFLYIPMGGLIVAFKDFRLSLGILDSPWNGLETFKKLFGSSDFPNALRNTLMISGLRLTVGFVAPIVFAILLNEMRLKWLGRFVQTATYLPYLFSWVVLGGIFQMLLAESGPMNSVLASIGIDPVPFLTSNFWFIVTLIVTGIWQAAGYTAVIYLAALAGIDPGLYEAAKMDGAGRFRQIIHVTLPMLRPTIIVLFILQVGHILSAGFDQIYNMYNPSVYGVSDVIDTYVLRRLLTMDFSIATAAGLFKSIVGLVLVLIANKLARRWSDGESGLW